In Nissabacter sp. SGAir0207, the genomic stretch GGCCGCCCATTAATTAACCTGAACATTGGGTATAGCATGGGATTAAATAGACCACCCGACCCCTTTCTGGCGGGCGGCCTATTTGCTGGGCGCAAGGCGTATGGCAATGGTTAATTGGTTTTGCGCTAAAAAAAGTGAACATCGATTTCCCGGCAAAAGAAACCGCTTTTTAAAAAGACACAGAATAACCCAATAGTGTTATTTGCAAAGCGGAGCGGGATATGGACGCCCGGAATGGCCTGCGTTGGAAAAAATCCATTAAATCAACCGGCAGGCAGTAAAAAGAGATCAAGGTGATAATGCTAAGCTGGCGCGGATTTTACCGCTCCGGCTATTTTACGCGCCTCCTGCGTTCAGAGAGCGTAATAACCTGATGCAAGGCATTCAGGTTATCCCCCACCTGCCTTTTCCCGTTGGAAAGGGGCCGGGTGGGAATTTTCGCAAATTCTGTGAAGAGTGAGGCAACTATGTCAACGATAAATTCCTCCGCCCGTGAGGGCGGGGTGCTCTTTTCCCAACTCAGCGACGGCGCAATAACTGCGGCTGCCGCTACGCTGGTGATCAATCCGGTCGCCACGGATGACATGATCAATTTTGCCGAGGCGGAAGCGGAACCCGGCATCACCGTCAGCGGCACGTCGTCGCTGGCCAATGCTGACCTGACCGTGACGCTCGGCAGCGGCAGCTACACCACCCAGACGGATGCCAGCGGCGGCTGGAGCGTCATTATCCCCTCACACACCCTTAGCTACCCGGCGGGCGCCTACCCGGATGGCAACTACACCCTGACCGCCAGCGTGGCGGATGGCAGCGGCAACAGCCAGGTGGCGAGCCGGGCGCTCTACCTCAACAGCGACGGTGGCTCGCTGCCGTCGGGCGGCGGCGGCTTTGAGAACAGCGTCAACAACGGCGCGGAGCACCGGGTGGGGCAGACCATCAACGGCTGGACGACCAATGTCGAGGCCGGGCAAGAGGTGATACTGCACATCAATGAGCGGGTCTACACCACGCAGGTGCAGGCGGATGGCAGCTGGCAGGTGATTCTGTCGGCGGAGGAGGTCGCCTCGCTGCCCAACGGCACCGGCAACCTCTGGATCACTGTCACTGACCGCGCGGGCAACCCGGTGGAGCCGGCCATCGCGCGCTTTACCTTTGAGGACAGCCTGCCGGGCATCGCCATTGATACCGTGGCCGGTGACAACATCATCAACTCGGCGGAGGCGCAGGGCGACGTGGTGATTCAGGGCATCGCCCATCTGGTGGCGGCGGGCACGCCGGTCACGCTGGCGCTCGGCAGCCTGAGCTACAGCACCCAGGTGCAGGCGGATGGCAGTTGGAGCGTCACGGTGCCCGCGGCGGATGTGCAGGCGCTGGGCGACACCCAGCTGGCGGCGGTGGTGGAGACCACTGACGAATTTGGCAACCCGCTGTCAGACAGCCTGCAACTGGTGACGGACATCATCGACACGCCGCAGCTCTACTTTGACCCCTTCGCCGGTGATGACGTGCTGAACGTGCAGGAGCAGGCCACCGATCAGTACTTCACCGGCCACGCCTACTTTGTCGAGCCGGGGCAGATCGTCACCCTCCATCTGGGCAACTTCACCTACAGCGCGGTGGTGGATACCTTTGAGAGCTGGAGCGTGCTGATCCCGGCCTCGGATCTGGGCCAGTTCTCCACCGGCCCGGTCGATATCACCGCCACGGTGGCGGATCGCGCCGGTAACACCGCCTTTGCCGAGGGCAGCCTGTACGTCAACCTCAACGTCGGCAGCCTCACCCTCGACCCGATCGCTGGCGACAACCAACTGAATGCGGCCGAGGGGGCGCAGGATCTGGTGATCAGCGGCGACACCGAGGGCGTGCCGCTGGGCAACGGGGTGAATGTCATCCTCAACGGCAAGATCTACTTTACGTCGGTGATCAATGACGCCGGTCACTGGAGCGTGACTATCCCGGCGGCGGATCTGGCGCAACTGCCGGATGGCCCGAACACTGTGGCGGTCAACACCGGCGACAGCGCGGGCAACAGCCTCGACATCACCCAGACCCTGATGGTCTATCAGGACAATCTGCCGTCGCTGCGCATCAACCCGGTCAGCGGCGACAACGTGCTGAACGGGGCGGAGGTGCAGAGTGACCAGATCATCAGCGGCACCACCCGCCACGTGCAGAGCGGCCAGACGGTGGAACTGGAGGCCGATGGCGTCACCTACAGCGCCGTGGTGCAGGCGGATGGGCGCTGGTCGCTGATCATCCCGGCAGAGGCGGTGGCGGACTTTGGCAATGGCCGCGAAGTGCTGCGCGCCAGCGTCAGTGACGTGGCGGGCAACCCGGCCACTGCCTCGCGGGCAATCCACGTCCATAGCCACCGTGACGGCCTGAGCATCGACCCGGTCACCGGTGACAACCTGATCAACGCCAGCGAGGCGGACGGGGCGATCGCCCTGAGCGGCCACACCGAGGGGGTGGCGCGCGGCGCGCTGGTGCACCTGACGCTGAATGGCCAGCACTACAGCGCCCGCGTTGGTCGGGACGGCAGCTGGTCGGCGCGCATCCCGGCAGCGGATGCCGCGGCGCTGGAGGAGGGGACGGCGACGCTGACGGCCCATGTGCGTGGCGCGCATGGCCGGATGCTGTGCGCCAGAGCCACGCTCACCGTCGATCTCACCGCCCCCAGTTTGGCGCTGGCACCGGTCACTGGCGATAACCTGATCACCCTGCAGGAGGCGCAGGCGGGCTTTGCCCTGACCGGCACCGCCAGCGCGGCGGCGGCCGGGCTGCTGGTGATGATCATGCTGGATGGGGTGAGCTACCACGCGCCGGTGCAGGCGGATGGCAGCTGGACGGCCGCCATCCCGGCCGGGGCGCTGGCAGACCAACCGGCGGGCGAGTTGCCGCTGGCCATCAGCCTGAGCGATCTGGCGGGCAATCTGGCGCAGGTCAATAGCGTACTGACGCTGGCCGGGGCAGAGGAGGCGCGTGCACCTGCCGCCGATGAGAGTGCATTGATGGCGGCACCCGCCGCAGCGGAGGTCGCGGCCACGCCCGATCAGGCCGAGGAGACGGGCTTCATTGGCGGCCTGCGGCTGGAGAGCGTGCAGGGCGAGGCGGTGGGCGGCAGCGGCGATGACACCCTGCTGCTGACCTCGGCGGAGGTGGCGCACATTGACGGCGGCGCGGGCATCGACACCCTGTTGCTGGCGGGCAGTGACCAGCACCTCGATCTGGCGGCGCTGGGGCTGAAGATTGAGCACATCGAGATCGTTGACCTCGGCCAGAGCGGCAGCAACAGTCTGGCGCTGGGCCTGCATGAGGCGCAAACCCTCAAGGACACGCCGGATGAGAGCCTGCTGATCAAGGGCGCGGCGGGCAGCCAGCTCAATCTGGTGGGCGATGGCAGCCTCTGGACGGAGAGTGGCGAGCGGCAACTGGATGGGCTGCTGTTTGATGTTTACCACAACAGCGCGTTGGAGAGCGACAACACGCTGGGCGACGTACTGGTGCAACAGGGGATTGTGGTGCACCAGATCTAACATCCATCACACAGGCCGGGGCAACCCGGCCATCTTGTCTCAACCCTGCTAAAAACGTTCACTTTTTATACGGGTAAAGCGGGCCACCGGCTGGGCTGCTCGATTCAGCTCGCACAATCGATAAATTTTTCTGATGTATCCTGACCGCCCCTTTTCCTATGTTAAAAGTTGTGTTTATTATGTGCACCTTAAGTTAAATTATAATAAGTTTAGTTAAATTTGTTTTTAATCAGCATTTTATAGCGGGAATTTGCCGTTATAAACCGGTTTATTTAACAAAATTGCATCCAGTCACACCGATGTAATTAATATTTTTTATCTCTGTGATAGATTTTTTTTAAAGCAGAGCCACACTTTGAAACATATACCTAGAGAGTCACTGACTCTAAAAAGCATCGTTTATCAATGGTCAGGACATCACTGATTATTTTTATGTAGTGTTTATTTTTTGTTCTTTGTTGCCGTGCCGCACCAGATTGAGAAACCACAAAGCCACAGATTAAGTGGGCTTTAGTCAATTTTCCGCGCGTCCTACTCCCTGCTGTATGCCGGGCCACAGACACATGGAATTTTTTCACGACGATTTGGATAAGAGGCAGCATATGGCAACCGGACAGATCCTTTCCCGCAATGAAGGCACTTTCATCTCCCAGGTTTCAGACGGCTCCCAGACATTCTCCCTGACGGAGCCGAGCATTGTGCGCCTGAATGGCGTGCGCAGCATGGTCACCAGTTATGAGCGCGTCGGCAACGACCTGATCCTGCACATGCAGGATGGCACCACGGTGCGCTATCGCAGTTTCTTCCTGGAGGATGCCGCCGGTTACCATAGCGAGCTGGTGTTTGATGATGGCACCGGCCTGCTCGACCACGCCGTGTTTGCCGAGGCGGCCGCCCCAGCGGCCCCGCTGGCGCTGGAGCCGACCTTTGTCGCGCTCGATACCCTGGCCCCGCTGGAGTTTGCTGGCTCGGTCTTCACCCCGGCAGTGCTGGCCGGGCTGGGCGCGGTGGCGGTAGGCGGCGGGATTGCGATTGCCGCTGGCACCGGTGGCGGCGGCGGTGGCGGGGATGATGACGATGGCACGCCGGGTGCGACCCCCGTGTTGACCCTGACGCCCGCCGCGGGCGACAACCAACTGAATGCTGCCGAAAGCCAAAATGACCTGACCCTGACCGGCACCCTGCAAAACGCCCCGGCGGGCAGCACGGTACAGGCCACCCTGAATGGCGTTACCTATCCCGGCACCATTGGCGCGGATGGCAGCGTCTCGGTCACCATCCCGGCCTCCGCCCTCCAGGGCCTGCCGGATGGCACCAGCACCATTGGCGTCACCATCACCACCCCCACC encodes the following:
- a CDS encoding Ig-like domain-containing protein; this translates as MSTINSSAREGGVLFSQLSDGAITAAAATLVINPVATDDMINFAEAEAEPGITVSGTSSLANADLTVTLGSGSYTTQTDASGGWSVIIPSHTLSYPAGAYPDGNYTLTASVADGSGNSQVASRALYLNSDGGSLPSGGGGFENSVNNGAEHRVGQTINGWTTNVEAGQEVILHINERVYTTQVQADGSWQVILSAEEVASLPNGTGNLWITVTDRAGNPVEPAIARFTFEDSLPGIAIDTVAGDNIINSAEAQGDVVIQGIAHLVAAGTPVTLALGSLSYSTQVQADGSWSVTVPAADVQALGDTQLAAVVETTDEFGNPLSDSLQLVTDIIDTPQLYFDPFAGDDVLNVQEQATDQYFTGHAYFVEPGQIVTLHLGNFTYSAVVDTFESWSVLIPASDLGQFSTGPVDITATVADRAGNTAFAEGSLYVNLNVGSLTLDPIAGDNQLNAAEGAQDLVISGDTEGVPLGNGVNVILNGKIYFTSVINDAGHWSVTIPAADLAQLPDGPNTVAVNTGDSAGNSLDITQTLMVYQDNLPSLRINPVSGDNVLNGAEVQSDQIISGTTRHVQSGQTVELEADGVTYSAVVQADGRWSLIIPAEAVADFGNGREVLRASVSDVAGNPATASRAIHVHSHRDGLSIDPVTGDNLINASEADGAIALSGHTEGVARGALVHLTLNGQHYSARVGRDGSWSARIPAADAAALEEGTATLTAHVRGAHGRMLCARATLTVDLTAPSLALAPVTGDNLITLQEAQAGFALTGTASAAAAGLLVMIMLDGVSYHAPVQADGSWTAAIPAGALADQPAGELPLAISLSDLAGNLAQVNSVLTLAGAEEARAPAADESALMAAPAAAEVAATPDQAEETGFIGGLRLESVQGEAVGGSGDDTLLLTSAEVAHIDGGAGIDTLLLAGSDQHLDLAALGLKIEHIEIVDLGQSGSNSLALGLHEAQTLKDTPDESLLIKGAAGSQLNLVGDGSLWTESGERQLDGLLFDVYHNSALESDNTLGDVLVQQGIVVHQI